The following are encoded together in the Oreochromis niloticus isolate F11D_XX linkage group LG12, O_niloticus_UMD_NMBU, whole genome shotgun sequence genome:
- the paip1 gene encoding polyadenylate-binding protein-interacting protein 1 yields the protein MNENFDRAPGAGRSRNFPADPGLMTVAGDADSKTPLFNQREPLRQPRTTPPFTENSIGSVSDMPDGDYRRQSRPPQSPNSNNTSASRGGNDVDSMIKSSKLSANAPEFVPLGFNQYDDSAYYDDSDVYYGEPTLADTVTDFLGHLSSSPGSFESDVEYITGILNSWVTTEELLKELVELIYTQSTSIPNFAYTGARLCNYLSHHLIITPASGNFRQLLLIRCQTEFQQRDTAVRGEPETQKKFHSYVLFLGELYLHLEIKSGQGPPVRARVLLGALKDLLISLFSNPVDANLICAVKLLKLTGSVLDDAWKESGESHMGELIKRIEDIVLDATCSRDVRQMLLKLVELRSSDWGRVQVAAAASSATPDNDPNYFMNEPTFYTEDGTPFTAADPDYAEKYQEMLDRQDYFHDVYGENGNEVYDFEDEMEPEIEEAFEHFCLESERKRQQ from the exons ATGAACGAGAATTTCGACCGAGCTCCCGGAGCAGGGAGATCCCGTAATTTTCCAGCAGACCCCGGACTCATGACTGTCGCTGGGGACGCTGACAGCAAGACCCCGCTCTTCAACCAAAGAGAGCCGCTGAGACAGCCGCGAACAACTCCTCCTTTTACCGAGAACAGCATTGGCTCTGTCAGCGACATGCCTGATGGAG attATAGAAGACAAAGCAGACCTCCACAGAGTCCAAATAGCAACAACACATCTGCTTCAAGAGGTGGTAATGATGTGGATTCCATGATCAAGTCATCAAAGCTTTCAGCTAATGCTCCCGAATTTGTCCCTTTGGGATTTAACCAATATGAT GACTCCGCTTACTATGATGACAGCGATGTCTATTACGGCGAACCAACTCTGGCTGATACAGTCACAGACTTTCTTGGCCACCTGAGTTCCTCGCCAGGGTCCTTTGAGTCAGATGTTGAATACATTACTGGTATTCTCAATTCCTGGGTTACCACTGAAGAGTTGTTGAAGGAGCTGGTGGAGCTGATCTACACACAG TCCACTTCTATTCCAAACTTTGCTTATACTGGTGCCAGGCTTTGTAACTACCTTTCCCATCACCTCATCATCACCCCGGCAAGCGGCAACTTTCGTCAGCTCCTTCTGATAAG ATGTCAAACAGAGTTTCAACAAAGGGATACAGCTGTTCGTGGAGAGCCAGAGACTCAGAAGAAATTTCACTCGTATGTGCTGTTTCTGGGAGAGCTGTACCTACATTTGGAG ataAAAAGTGGACAGGGACCTCCAGTTCGAGCACGTGTCCTACTAGGTGCTCTGAAAGACCTGTTGATCAGTCTGTTCTCCAATCCTGTGGATGCAAATCTCATCTGCGCTGTCAAACTGCTTAAG TTGACAGGTTCTGTCCTGGATGATGCCTGGAAAGAGAGTGGAGAGTCGCACATGGGAGAATTAATCAAAAGAATAGAAGATATTGTTCTGGATGCTACCTGCAGCAG AGATGTGAGACAGATGCTTCTTAAACTAGTGGAGCTGAGGTCCAGTGACTGGGGCAGAGTCCAAGTGGCTGCAGCAGCTAGCAGTGCCACACCAGACAATGACCCCAACTACTTCATG AATGAACCTACGTTCTACACAGAAGATGGCACTCCTTTCACAGCAGCAGACCCAG ATTATGCTGAAAAATACCAAGAGATGCTGGACAGGCAGGACTATTTCCATGATGTATATGGTGAAAATGGAAATGAAGT ATACGACTTTGAGGACGAGATGGAGCCAGAGATAGAAGAAGCTTTTGAGCATTTTTGTTTAGAGTCGGAGAGGAAACGACAACAATGA
- the itga2.2 gene encoding integrin alpha-2 isoform X1 produces the protein MEHFWRNTLFTFIVITDSIWQAQSFNLGTAGAKIFSGTAKEEFGYTVQQVENNQGKWLLVGAPWSGYSQNRKGDIYKCPITGSNNRCDKLNLQDSVNVPEVKNVNANMSLGLTLTRTPGENGLTTCGPLWGQQCGTQNFYPGVCAKLDPVFRPQPAFAPAVQQCGGPMDIVIVLDGSNSIFPWEPIVEFLKKLLPTLDIGPQSTQVGVIQYAVDPKFEFKLNQYKNNKDTIAAASKITQMSGDMTNTFHAIEFASTVGFSEQNGGRPNAAKVMVVVTDGESHDASKTKAVIADCEKKGITRFGIAVLGYYTRNNIDTEKLISEIKSIASSPTEKHFFNVSEEAVLYTIAGTLGDRIFSIEGTGKGADSFKMEMSQVGFSAHYSSKQDVLMLGAVGAYAWSGTVVHQTGSQVHILPLSAFEDSLQDKNHSSLLGYSVTTIRVGPNEYFVAGAPRSNHSGQVIVYTVDAQKQSHIIDSQRGKQIGSYFGSVLCSLDVDKDGTTDFLLVGAPMYMSELKREQGRVFLFSVTKGILNEKGFLNGPPPTMDARFGMAISAIPDLDLDGFNDVVVGAPLEEKEKGVIYIYNGKRDMSGVDFSQRILGSSLDPQLKYFGRSLDSYKDLNGDKLPDISVGAYGKVVQLWSRRVASVTVKASFSPDKINIFNKPCKINGRMLSCFDTKLCFTAAFRPAMSAGTIAITYTLTLDADLQSSRVTSRGMFVENNERLLKVVEQVPSTSLCKDYKVYVQETPDFVNSLSLKVEIEQADPNANPVLDKFSENAYQFFMPFTKDCGSDEVCNSDLVLSVKRDGETSGSAPILVSPNSRELSFEVVVKNKKENAYNTQLVVTFSNNLYYSSIFPLTEDVKCTSQTENVICHVGYPVLRENQEVKFHINFEYSLDQLEDKAILKFVAKSDSKEEIVTDNEENISFPVQYDTGISLSRHPNINFFVADATTSVLTVKTFDDIGPEYNFKVEVSTSYLPVSLLYLTINLPMTSKGGNRLLYITGVEEQTGGSVSCEHNLVNPLKIGENAQTVSFSAESFRGMEKLDCKSANCESIKCILKDTKVKSTYFVNVKTRIWNSTFISATYQTVELTSSLEVKTDKPDLLIIKNKQLTLGLRVSKPGETADVPVGVIVGSVIAGLLLLALAVALLWKFGFFKRKYQQLQTEDAQHNPQGDEVL, from the exons ATGGAGCACTTCTGGCGGAATACTCTCTTCACTTTCATTGTCATAA CTGACAGTATCTGGCAGGCACAGTCCTTCAACCTTGGTACTGCAGGTGCCAAGATCTTTAGCGGAACAGCAAAAGAAGAGTTTGGTTACACAGTCCAACAAGTGGAAAACAATCAAGGCAAATG gCTCCTGGTTGGTGCTCCTTGGAGTGGTTACAGTCAAAACAGGAAGGGGGATATTTACAAATGTCCCATCACAGGATCCAATAACAGATGTGATAAGCTCAATCTTCAAG ATTCTGTCAATGTTCCAGAGGTTAAAAATGTCAATGCCAACATGTCACTGGGTTTGACTCTTACTCGAACGCCTGGTGAGAATGGTTTGACG ACATGCGGTCCACTTTGGGGTCAGCAGTGTGGCACTCAAAACTTCTACCCAGGAGTATGTGCCAAATTGGATCCCGTCTTTCGGCCTCAACCTGCCTTTGCTCCAGCTGTCCAGC AGTGTGGAGGGCCGATGGACATTGTGATCGTTTTGGATGGCTCCAACAGCATTTTTCCTTGGGAACCCATTGTAGAATTCCTGAAGAAATTATTACCCACTCTTGACATTGGACCCCAAAGTACACAG GTTGGCGTCATTCAGTATGCCGTGGACCCCAAATTTGAATTCAAACTGAATCagtataaaaacaacaaagacactATTGCTGCAGCATCTAAAATAACGCAGATGTCTGGGGACATGACCAATACCTTCCACGCAATTGAGTTTGCCAG TACTGTCGGTTTTAGTGAACAAAACGGTGGCCGACCAAACGCTGCCAAAGTGATGGTGGTTGTCACTGATGGTGAATCACATGACGCATCTAAGACAAAAGCAGTTATTGCCGATTGTGAGAAGAAGGGCATTACCCGCTTCGGTATTGCT gtCTTGGGTTATTACACAAGAAATAACATCGACACAGAGAAGCTTATAAGTGAAATCAAATCCATCGCCAGTTCACCCACAGAGAAGCATTTCTTTAACGTATCCGAAGAGGCAGTCCTCTACACCATCGCTGGAACTCTGGGCGACCGCATCTTCAGCATAGAAG GCACTGGAAAAGGGGCAGACAGCTTCAAAATGGAGATGTCCCAAGTTGGATTCAGTGCTCACTACTCCAGCAAACAG GATGTATTGATGCTCGGAGCAGTGGGAGCCTATGCCTGGAGTGGGACTGTCGTACATCAAACAGGGTCACAAGTACATATTCTCCCTCTTTCAGCCTTTGAAGATTCACTGCAAGACAAAAACCATAGCTCTCTACTGG GTTACTCTGTCACCACAATACGCGTTGGACCCAACGAGTACTTTGTGGCTGGTGCACCTCGTTCAAACCACTCTGGACAAGTTATCGTCTACACTGTCGATGCTCAGAAGCAATCTCATATCATAGACTCTCAAAGAGGAAAACAG ATTGGCTCATACTTTGGAAGCGTCTTGTGCTCTCTGGATGTAGACAAAGATGGGACGACAGACTTCCTGCTGGTTGGTGCACCCATGTACATGAGTGAGCTAAAGAGAGAGCAAGGCAGAGTCTTCCTATTCTCTGTCACCAAG GGCATACTGAACGAGAAGGGATTCCTTAACGGTCCACCCCCAACCATGGATGCACGTTTTGGGATGGCCATCTCTGCTATTCCTGACTTGGACCTAGATGGTTTCAACGATGTTGTAGTTGGAGCACCGctggaagagaaagaaaaaggtgTTATTTACATCTACAATGGAAAGAGGGACATGTCAGGTGTAGACTTCTCACAG agaaTTCTTGGCTCCAGCCTGGATCCTCAGCTGAAGTACTTTGGAAGGTCTCTAGATAGCTATAAAGATCTGAATGGTGATAAACTCCCTGATATCTCAGTGGGAGCCTATGGCAAGGTGGTGCAACTCTG GTCCCGTAGGGTGGCATCTGTGACAGTTAAAGCTTCTTTCAGTCCTGATAAAATCAACATTTTCAACAAACCCTGCAAGATTAATGGTCGCATGCTTTCATGCTTTGACACCAAACTGTGTTTCACTGCTGCATTTCGACCTGCAATGTCTGCTGGAACCATCG ctatTACATACACTTTGACTCTGGATGCTGACTTGCAGTCTTCAAGAGTGACATCAAGAGGAATGTTTGTAGAAAATAATGAACGCCTCCTGAAAGTTGTGGAACAAGTACCATCCACAAGCCTGTGTAAAGATTACAAAGTTTATGTTCAG GAGACACCAGACTTTGTCAACTCCCTCAGTCTGAAAGTAGAAATTGAACAAGCGGATCCAAATGCGAACCCTGTCCTTgacaagttttctgaaaatgctTATCAGTTCTTT ATGCCCTTCACCAAAGACTGCGGCTCTGATGAGGTGTGCAACAGTGATCTAGTGCTGAGTGtgaagagagatggagagacatCCGG CTCAGCACCCATTCTGGTAAGCCCTAACAGCCGAGAGCTGTCATTTGAAGTTGTTGTGAAGAATAAAAAGGAGAATGCATACAACACGCAGCTCGTGGTAACGTTCTCCAACAATCTCTACTACTCCTCCATCTTTCCTCTG ACAGAGGATGTCAAATGCACATCACAAACAGAAAACGTTATTTGCCATGTAGGATATCCAGTATTAAGAGAAAACCAAGAG GTGAAATTTCACATAAATTTTGAATACAGTCTTGATCAGCTGGAAGATAAAGCCATTCTAAAATTTGTGGCCAAGAG TGATAGCAAAGAGGAGATAGTTACAGACAATGAAGAGAACATCTCCTTTCCTGTTCAGTATGATACTGGGATTAGTTTATCCAG GCACCCAAATATCAACTTCTTTGTGGCAGATGCAACCACTTCAGTGTTAACAGTGAAAACCTTTGATGACATCGGCCCAGAGTATAACTTTAAAGTGGAG GTTTCTACAAGTTACCTACCTGTGAGCCTTCTATATCTGACTATTAATCTGCCAATGACCAGTAAAGGTGGAAATCGGCTCCTGTACATCACCGGCGTGGAGGAACAAACA GGAGGTTCAGTCAGCTGTGAACACAATCTAGTCAACCCTCTGAAGATCGGTGAGAACGCTCAGACTGTGTCCTTCTCTGCGGAGAGCTTCAGAGGAATGGAGAAGCTG GACTGCAAGAGTGCAAACTGTGAATCTATAAAGTGCATCCTCAAAGACACTAAAGTTAAGAGCACCTACTTTGTGAACGTTAAAACGAGGATCTGGAACAGCACTTTTATTTCG gcCACCTATCAGACCGTTGAGCTGACCTCCAGTTTGGAAGTGAAGACCGACAAACCTGATCTGCTCAttatcaaaaacaaacagctgact CTTGGGTTGAGAGTCAGCAAACCCGGAGAGACGGCTGATGTTCCAGTTGGCGTCATAGTTGGCAGCGTCATAGCTGGACTGTTGCTGTTGGCTCTGGCTGTTGCGCTGCTGTGGAag TTTGGATTTTTCAAAAGAAAGTATCAGCAGCTTCAGACGGAAGATGCACAGCACAACCCGCAGGGCGATGAGGTGCTGTGA
- the itga2.2 gene encoding integrin alpha-2 isoform X2 — MDIVIVLDGSNSIFPWEPIVEFLKKLLPTLDIGPQSTQVGVIQYAVDPKFEFKLNQYKNNKDTIAAASKITQMSGDMTNTFHAIEFASTVGFSEQNGGRPNAAKVMVVVTDGESHDASKTKAVIADCEKKGITRFGIAVLGYYTRNNIDTEKLISEIKSIASSPTEKHFFNVSEEAVLYTIAGTLGDRIFSIEGTGKGADSFKMEMSQVGFSAHYSSKQDVLMLGAVGAYAWSGTVVHQTGSQVHILPLSAFEDSLQDKNHSSLLGYSVTTIRVGPNEYFVAGAPRSNHSGQVIVYTVDAQKQSHIIDSQRGKQIGSYFGSVLCSLDVDKDGTTDFLLVGAPMYMSELKREQGRVFLFSVTKGILNEKGFLNGPPPTMDARFGMAISAIPDLDLDGFNDVVVGAPLEEKEKGVIYIYNGKRDMSGVDFSQRILGSSLDPQLKYFGRSLDSYKDLNGDKLPDISVGAYGKVVQLWSRRVASVTVKASFSPDKINIFNKPCKINGRMLSCFDTKLCFTAAFRPAMSAGTIAITYTLTLDADLQSSRVTSRGMFVENNERLLKVVEQVPSTSLCKDYKVYVQETPDFVNSLSLKVEIEQADPNANPVLDKFSENAYQFFMPFTKDCGSDEVCNSDLVLSVKRDGETSGSAPILVSPNSRELSFEVVVKNKKENAYNTQLVVTFSNNLYYSSIFPLTEDVKCTSQTENVICHVGYPVLRENQEVKFHINFEYSLDQLEDKAILKFVAKSDSKEEIVTDNEENISFPVQYDTGISLSRHPNINFFVADATTSVLTVKTFDDIGPEYNFKVEVSTSYLPVSLLYLTINLPMTSKGGNRLLYITGVEEQTGGSVSCEHNLVNPLKIGENAQTVSFSAESFRGMEKLDCKSANCESIKCILKDTKVKSTYFVNVKTRIWNSTFISATYQTVELTSSLEVKTDKPDLLIIKNKQLTLGLRVSKPGETADVPVGVIVGSVIAGLLLLALAVALLWKFGFFKRKYQQLQTEDAQHNPQGDEVL; from the exons ATGGACATTGTGATCGTTTTGGATGGCTCCAACAGCATTTTTCCTTGGGAACCCATTGTAGAATTCCTGAAGAAATTATTACCCACTCTTGACATTGGACCCCAAAGTACACAG GTTGGCGTCATTCAGTATGCCGTGGACCCCAAATTTGAATTCAAACTGAATCagtataaaaacaacaaagacactATTGCTGCAGCATCTAAAATAACGCAGATGTCTGGGGACATGACCAATACCTTCCACGCAATTGAGTTTGCCAG TACTGTCGGTTTTAGTGAACAAAACGGTGGCCGACCAAACGCTGCCAAAGTGATGGTGGTTGTCACTGATGGTGAATCACATGACGCATCTAAGACAAAAGCAGTTATTGCCGATTGTGAGAAGAAGGGCATTACCCGCTTCGGTATTGCT gtCTTGGGTTATTACACAAGAAATAACATCGACACAGAGAAGCTTATAAGTGAAATCAAATCCATCGCCAGTTCACCCACAGAGAAGCATTTCTTTAACGTATCCGAAGAGGCAGTCCTCTACACCATCGCTGGAACTCTGGGCGACCGCATCTTCAGCATAGAAG GCACTGGAAAAGGGGCAGACAGCTTCAAAATGGAGATGTCCCAAGTTGGATTCAGTGCTCACTACTCCAGCAAACAG GATGTATTGATGCTCGGAGCAGTGGGAGCCTATGCCTGGAGTGGGACTGTCGTACATCAAACAGGGTCACAAGTACATATTCTCCCTCTTTCAGCCTTTGAAGATTCACTGCAAGACAAAAACCATAGCTCTCTACTGG GTTACTCTGTCACCACAATACGCGTTGGACCCAACGAGTACTTTGTGGCTGGTGCACCTCGTTCAAACCACTCTGGACAAGTTATCGTCTACACTGTCGATGCTCAGAAGCAATCTCATATCATAGACTCTCAAAGAGGAAAACAG ATTGGCTCATACTTTGGAAGCGTCTTGTGCTCTCTGGATGTAGACAAAGATGGGACGACAGACTTCCTGCTGGTTGGTGCACCCATGTACATGAGTGAGCTAAAGAGAGAGCAAGGCAGAGTCTTCCTATTCTCTGTCACCAAG GGCATACTGAACGAGAAGGGATTCCTTAACGGTCCACCCCCAACCATGGATGCACGTTTTGGGATGGCCATCTCTGCTATTCCTGACTTGGACCTAGATGGTTTCAACGATGTTGTAGTTGGAGCACCGctggaagagaaagaaaaaggtgTTATTTACATCTACAATGGAAAGAGGGACATGTCAGGTGTAGACTTCTCACAG agaaTTCTTGGCTCCAGCCTGGATCCTCAGCTGAAGTACTTTGGAAGGTCTCTAGATAGCTATAAAGATCTGAATGGTGATAAACTCCCTGATATCTCAGTGGGAGCCTATGGCAAGGTGGTGCAACTCTG GTCCCGTAGGGTGGCATCTGTGACAGTTAAAGCTTCTTTCAGTCCTGATAAAATCAACATTTTCAACAAACCCTGCAAGATTAATGGTCGCATGCTTTCATGCTTTGACACCAAACTGTGTTTCACTGCTGCATTTCGACCTGCAATGTCTGCTGGAACCATCG ctatTACATACACTTTGACTCTGGATGCTGACTTGCAGTCTTCAAGAGTGACATCAAGAGGAATGTTTGTAGAAAATAATGAACGCCTCCTGAAAGTTGTGGAACAAGTACCATCCACAAGCCTGTGTAAAGATTACAAAGTTTATGTTCAG GAGACACCAGACTTTGTCAACTCCCTCAGTCTGAAAGTAGAAATTGAACAAGCGGATCCAAATGCGAACCCTGTCCTTgacaagttttctgaaaatgctTATCAGTTCTTT ATGCCCTTCACCAAAGACTGCGGCTCTGATGAGGTGTGCAACAGTGATCTAGTGCTGAGTGtgaagagagatggagagacatCCGG CTCAGCACCCATTCTGGTAAGCCCTAACAGCCGAGAGCTGTCATTTGAAGTTGTTGTGAAGAATAAAAAGGAGAATGCATACAACACGCAGCTCGTGGTAACGTTCTCCAACAATCTCTACTACTCCTCCATCTTTCCTCTG ACAGAGGATGTCAAATGCACATCACAAACAGAAAACGTTATTTGCCATGTAGGATATCCAGTATTAAGAGAAAACCAAGAG GTGAAATTTCACATAAATTTTGAATACAGTCTTGATCAGCTGGAAGATAAAGCCATTCTAAAATTTGTGGCCAAGAG TGATAGCAAAGAGGAGATAGTTACAGACAATGAAGAGAACATCTCCTTTCCTGTTCAGTATGATACTGGGATTAGTTTATCCAG GCACCCAAATATCAACTTCTTTGTGGCAGATGCAACCACTTCAGTGTTAACAGTGAAAACCTTTGATGACATCGGCCCAGAGTATAACTTTAAAGTGGAG GTTTCTACAAGTTACCTACCTGTGAGCCTTCTATATCTGACTATTAATCTGCCAATGACCAGTAAAGGTGGAAATCGGCTCCTGTACATCACCGGCGTGGAGGAACAAACA GGAGGTTCAGTCAGCTGTGAACACAATCTAGTCAACCCTCTGAAGATCGGTGAGAACGCTCAGACTGTGTCCTTCTCTGCGGAGAGCTTCAGAGGAATGGAGAAGCTG GACTGCAAGAGTGCAAACTGTGAATCTATAAAGTGCATCCTCAAAGACACTAAAGTTAAGAGCACCTACTTTGTGAACGTTAAAACGAGGATCTGGAACAGCACTTTTATTTCG gcCACCTATCAGACCGTTGAGCTGACCTCCAGTTTGGAAGTGAAGACCGACAAACCTGATCTGCTCAttatcaaaaacaaacagctgact CTTGGGTTGAGAGTCAGCAAACCCGGAGAGACGGCTGATGTTCCAGTTGGCGTCATAGTTGGCAGCGTCATAGCTGGACTGTTGCTGTTGGCTCTGGCTGTTGCGCTGCTGTGGAag TTTGGATTTTTCAAAAGAAAGTATCAGCAGCTTCAGACGGAAGATGCACAGCACAACCCGCAGGGCGATGAGGTGCTGTGA